From Streptomyces sp. TLI_053, a single genomic window includes:
- the mvk gene encoding mevalonate kinase, translated as MTGKPVSARDGRAWAKVILAGEHAVVHGAPALVLPFPQLSVTATAQHAGSSRTRRDTFSFTMEGSRRQAPGAAEGGNDAMCALASAFRAAVGVAEEHRVVVEIDCTVPPGRGLGSSAACAQAALGAMAQLFRVELTSRLAFGLVQVAEQVTHGRASGVDAMAVATSTPLLFRAGTARELVPRCEGLLIVADSGTTGHTREAVELLARGFASRSGSREAFVREATDLTEAAERAFTGGRIQDLGTNMNSYHVLLRNAGLSTDAIDAMVRAAVAAGSPGAKITGGGMGGCVIALAHAGQAQEVARALASAGAVRTWTAPLGTVELP; from the coding sequence GTGACCGGCAAACCGGTCTCCGCCCGGGACGGCCGCGCCTGGGCCAAGGTGATCCTGGCAGGTGAGCACGCGGTCGTTCACGGAGCTCCGGCGCTCGTCCTTCCGTTCCCGCAACTGTCCGTCACAGCCACAGCGCAGCACGCCGGCTCCTCGCGCACGCGCCGCGACACCTTCTCGTTCACCATGGAAGGCTCCCGGCGACAGGCACCGGGGGCCGCCGAGGGCGGCAACGATGCCATGTGCGCGCTGGCCTCGGCCTTTCGCGCCGCCGTGGGAGTAGCGGAAGAACACAGGGTCGTGGTGGAGATCGACTGCACCGTCCCGCCCGGACGCGGTCTGGGATCGAGCGCGGCGTGCGCGCAGGCGGCCCTGGGCGCGATGGCTCAGCTCTTCCGGGTCGAACTGACCAGTCGGCTGGCATTCGGCCTGGTCCAGGTCGCCGAGCAGGTGACCCACGGTCGCGCCAGCGGTGTCGACGCCATGGCTGTCGCGACGAGCACCCCGCTGCTGTTCCGAGCGGGAACGGCCCGTGAACTGGTGCCCCGCTGCGAGGGGTTGCTCATCGTGGCGGACAGCGGCACCACCGGCCACACCCGGGAAGCCGTGGAGCTGCTGGCGCGCGGCTTCGCGAGCCGCTCCGGATCACGTGAGGCGTTCGTCCGGGAGGCCACCGACCTGACCGAGGCAGCCGAGCGGGCGTTCACCGGGGGACGGATCCAAGACCTGGGTACGAACATGAACAGCTACCACGTACTACTGAGAAATGCCGGCCTCAGTACCGACGCCATCGACGCAATGGTTCGGGCCGCAGTCGCCGCCGGGAGTCCCGGTGCGAAGATCACCGGCGGCGGCATGGGCGGCTGCGTGATCGCGCTCGCCCACGCCGGACAGGCGCAGGAGGTCGCCCGCGCGCTGGCATCGGCCGGCGCGGTGCGCACTTGGACTGCACCTCTGGGAACGGTGGAGCTGCCATGA
- a CDS encoding phosphomevalonate kinase, producing the protein MSALPTPVTRRAPGKLFVAGEYAVTEAGTPALLMAVDRHVTVTVAGPSGAQVTISSDLTAGPARLRWDAGRLVLADSGRPVGPSLAHVVATVETVARLLNEQGFVLPEITVSVSSRLHNDGVKLGLGSSGAVGVATVDAVTAYCGLAPSAEQRYRLALLAAAAIGAAGSGGDLAAATWGGWIEYRAPDRSAVLALARRRGVTAALEEAWPGFAVTRLPAPADLVLETGWTGAPASTTLMLSDLHRSAWRGTPSHRRFVAATTECVRSCVSALTRGDGHALLEPIRRARAELARLDNETGIGIFTPSLTALCDIAQELGGAAKPSGAGGGDCGIALLDDPNLVQELRHRWAAAGVQPVHLHAASERGSRDRLPGPSTPPSDAP; encoded by the coding sequence ATGAGCGCGCTTCCGACGCCGGTGACACGTCGCGCGCCGGGAAAGCTGTTCGTCGCCGGAGAGTACGCGGTCACGGAGGCCGGCACCCCGGCGCTGCTGATGGCGGTGGACCGCCACGTCACCGTCACCGTGGCGGGGCCGAGCGGCGCCCAGGTCACGATCTCCTCGGATCTGACCGCCGGTCCGGCGCGCCTGCGCTGGGACGCCGGACGACTCGTCCTCGCAGACTCCGGAAGGCCGGTCGGGCCGAGCCTCGCCCATGTGGTGGCCACCGTCGAGACCGTCGCGAGGCTCCTGAACGAACAGGGCTTCGTCCTCCCGGAGATCACCGTCTCCGTCAGCAGCCGACTGCACAACGACGGGGTGAAGCTGGGCCTGGGCTCCAGCGGCGCCGTCGGTGTGGCGACCGTTGACGCCGTGACAGCGTACTGCGGGCTCGCCCCGTCGGCCGAGCAGCGCTACCGCTTGGCCCTTCTGGCCGCGGCGGCGATCGGTGCGGCCGGGTCCGGAGGCGACCTCGCCGCCGCGACGTGGGGTGGCTGGATCGAGTACCGGGCACCCGACCGGTCGGCCGTGCTGGCCCTGGCCCGCCGACGGGGCGTGACCGCAGCATTGGAGGAGGCGTGGCCGGGCTTCGCCGTAACCCGGCTTCCGGCACCGGCGGACCTGGTACTGGAGACCGGATGGACCGGGGCCCCGGCCTCCACCACCCTGATGCTCTCCGACCTGCACCGCAGCGCATGGCGTGGCACACCGTCCCACCGACGATTCGTGGCCGCTACCACGGAGTGCGTGCGGTCCTGTGTCAGTGCACTCACGCGCGGGGACGGCCACGCCCTGCTGGAGCCGATCCGGCGTGCCCGCGCGGAGCTGGCCAGGCTGGACAACGAGACGGGGATCGGCATCTTCACCCCCTCGCTGACAGCGCTGTGCGACATCGCGCAGGAACTCGGCGGCGCAGCCAAGCCCTCCGGTGCCGGGGGCGGCGACTGCGGCATAGCCCTCCTGGACGACCCGAACCTCGTCCAGGAGCTGCGGCATCGTTGGGCCGCGGCCGGAGTTCAGCCGGTCCATCTGCACGCCGCCTCGGAAAGGGGCAGCCGAGATCGGCTCCCCGGCCCGTCTACTCCCCCCTCCGACGCTCCATGA
- the mvaD gene encoding diphosphomevalonate decarboxylase produces MSAEDPPPAAHRTTEDRSDAGEDAAALAYPNIALVKYWGKRDERLVLPWTSSLSMTLDTFPTTTRVRLTPRHRQDTVTLNGKPLDGEPLRRVVAFLDLVRETSGRPARAVVESHNTVPTGAGLASSASGFAALATAACAAYGLHLDARALSRLARRGSGSAARSVFGAFAVWHAARTGHQDPDLDSFAEPVPVRLDVLDPALVIAVVDPRPKPVSSREAMQHTVNTSPLFRAWMASSRADLVEMRAALHGCDLDAVGEIAERNALGMHAVMLAARPAVRYLSPASLTVLDAVLELRRDGVSAWATMDAGPNVKVLCHRAEAGRVAGVVRAAVTADSVHVAGPGPGARLLGDSS; encoded by the coding sequence ATGAGCGCCGAGGACCCGCCCCCTGCCGCCCACCGGACGACCGAAGACCGGTCGGACGCGGGCGAGGATGCAGCCGCGCTCGCGTACCCGAACATCGCACTGGTCAAGTACTGGGGAAAACGTGACGAGCGACTGGTCCTGCCGTGGACCAGCAGCCTGTCCATGACTCTGGACACCTTCCCGACCACCACCCGGGTTCGACTCACCCCCCGCCACCGGCAGGACACCGTGACCCTCAACGGCAAACCCCTCGACGGCGAACCGCTTCGACGGGTCGTCGCGTTCCTCGACCTGGTCAGGGAGACGTCCGGCCGACCGGCGCGGGCCGTAGTAGAAAGCCACAACACCGTTCCGACCGGAGCCGGACTGGCGTCCTCGGCAAGCGGCTTCGCCGCACTGGCCACCGCCGCCTGCGCCGCCTACGGCCTCCACCTCGACGCGCGGGCCCTGTCCCGGCTGGCCCGACGCGGCTCCGGCTCGGCCGCACGCTCGGTCTTCGGTGCCTTCGCCGTCTGGCACGCCGCACGAACCGGACACCAGGACCCGGATCTCGACTCCTTCGCCGAACCGGTACCGGTGCGCCTGGACGTGCTCGATCCCGCACTGGTCATCGCCGTGGTCGACCCACGCCCCAAACCGGTGTCCAGCCGGGAGGCCATGCAGCACACCGTGAACACCTCACCGCTGTTCCGGGCCTGGATGGCATCCAGCCGCGCCGACCTGGTGGAAATGCGGGCGGCACTGCACGGCTGCGACCTCGACGCGGTGGGCGAGATAGCCGAGCGCAACGCACTCGGAATGCACGCCGTGATGCTCGCGGCGCGTCCGGCCGTCCGCTACCTGTCACCGGCCTCGTTGACCGTCCTGGACGCGGTACTGGAACTGCGCCGTGACGGGGTGTCGGCATGGGCGACGATGGACGCCGGACCGAACGTCAAGGTCCTGTGCCACCGGGCCGAGGCCGGTCGAGTGGCGGGCGTGGTGCGCGCGGCCGTGACGGCCGACTCGGTGCATGTGGCCGGCCCCGGGCCGGGAGCTCGGCTGCTGGGGGATTCGTCATGA
- a CDS encoding cytochrome P450: MPNHGSDHPRPPGRLPLLGDALSLRRDPLGFLESLRGLADLAELRIGPQRVYLPTTAALTSAVLTEQARHFHKGAQFEKLRPVIGDGLASAEGRAHRRQRALVQPAFHRSRFPAYLQVAARTTAERTDTWQDRRTLEMDRQMYRLAAAIGTRILYHSHLDDGSEAVIDDAGLTVVRGIGKRVTAPFGLAERLPTPANRRYRTAVVSLHEVVSHIVKARRDDGHDHQDLLSVLLYSQDRASGDRLTDRQVHDEVITMLGGATESTAVSLSWTLYELARHPDVERRVVEELDTALGTRDITVDDLDALPVLRRVVDETLRLEGPAWMLTRRVAEAVDVGGRTLPAGTALWYSPYLLHHDPGAFPDPHRFDPDRWLTARRGTDAAGLFIPFGAGIRACIGESLARAELLVVLATLLQRWRFRLVPGARVHKVAGFVLSPSSLPMTVTRRHR, encoded by the coding sequence ATGCCGAACCACGGCTCTGACCACCCGCGCCCTCCCGGCCGCCTGCCGCTGCTGGGCGACGCGCTCTCGCTGCGGCGCGACCCCCTCGGATTCCTGGAGTCCCTGCGCGGACTGGCGGATCTCGCCGAGCTGCGTATCGGCCCCCAACGGGTGTACCTGCCCACCACGGCCGCACTCACCAGCGCCGTCCTGACGGAACAGGCACGCCACTTCCACAAGGGCGCCCAGTTCGAGAAGCTGCGCCCCGTCATCGGCGACGGCCTGGCCTCGGCGGAGGGCCGCGCCCACCGGCGCCAGCGCGCCCTGGTCCAGCCCGCCTTCCACCGCTCCCGCTTCCCCGCCTACCTCCAGGTCGCCGCCCGCACGACCGCCGAGCGCACGGACACCTGGCAGGACCGCCGGACCCTGGAGATGGACCGCCAGATGTACCGCCTCGCCGCCGCGATCGGCACCCGGATCCTCTACCACAGCCACCTCGACGACGGATCGGAGGCCGTCATCGACGACGCCGGGCTGACCGTCGTGCGAGGCATCGGGAAACGGGTCACCGCGCCGTTCGGCCTGGCGGAACGGCTGCCGACCCCCGCCAACCGGCGCTACCGCACGGCGGTGGTGAGCCTGCACGAGGTCGTCTCGCACATCGTCAAGGCCCGCCGCGACGACGGGCACGACCACCAGGACCTGCTGTCCGTGCTCCTGTACTCCCAGGACCGCGCGAGCGGGGACCGGCTGACCGACCGGCAGGTCCACGACGAGGTGATCACCATGCTCGGCGGCGCCACCGAGTCCACCGCGGTCAGCCTCTCCTGGACCCTGTACGAACTCGCCCGACACCCCGACGTCGAACGCCGCGTCGTCGAGGAACTGGACACCGCCCTCGGAACACGCGACATCACGGTCGACGATCTCGACGCCCTTCCCGTCCTGCGCCGGGTCGTCGACGAGACGCTGCGCCTGGAGGGACCGGCCTGGATGCTCACCCGCCGGGTCGCCGAGGCCGTCGACGTCGGCGGCCGCACCCTGCCCGCAGGCACCGCCCTCTGGTACTCCCCCTACCTGCTCCACCACGACCCGGGCGCCTTCCCCGACCCGCACCGGTTCGACCCCGACCGCTGGCTGACCGCGCGCCGGGGAACGGACGCCGCCGGCCTGTTCATCCCCTTCGGCGCCGGCATCCGCGCCTGCATCGGGGAGAGCCTCGCCCGCGCAGAACTCCTCGTCGTGCTGGCGACCCTCCTGCAACGGTGGCGCTTTCGCCTCGTTCCCGGCGCGCGGGTGCACAAGGTCGCCGGCTTCGTCCTGAGCCCCAGCAGCCTGCCGATGACCGTGACCCGCCGTCACCGCTGA